A genomic region of Dreissena polymorpha isolate Duluth1 chromosome 4, UMN_Dpol_1.0, whole genome shotgun sequence contains the following coding sequences:
- the LOC127880179 gene encoding uncharacterized protein LOC127880179, giving the protein MSFVCFCHLQSTMPKRYSQKDILDAVGAVRQGMSYRKACSKFGVPVMTIQNRFSGKVDELAHAGRPTVIPAEVEVELVEKIKRAANMGFGITRRMLLVKIGRIVRKLGIKSPFRNGVPGKDWIAGFLKRHPDVSLRTPQALSTCRARMLNETVTNNYFNDLARLLESLCLQEKPVRIWNIDETSVPLLHKPARVLGPSGAKNIPGRVGNNRENVSVLACVNAAGGEIPPLVIVKGKTYKSLLSYNTEAGVPGSVYTFQERAWMEDTLGEIWFRGHFLKHCGPARPQLIILDSHSSHETLGLIDAAIANDVHLLAFPPHTTQWLCPLDKSVFGPLSREYSRFCTEFMALSPNNMVNKWEWPRLLRQAHDKSFSITNIVSGFRKCGIYPVDRNAIPKTALAPSVPFDVQLTTTNITTPSGVDNVVAQQPDPRDHHTEVLETAHDGIVLNETELIGLVTSGQYPCTVDPVSGNLEISLELFNGQPMQQSVERRPFVHDWSVVVDQEFALPTSERTTGMEKPSSRKLTSHRILTSEEIVKKKREDKEKKERIEQEKENRKLARSSKKANIKTK; this is encoded by the exons ATGAGTTTTGtatgtttttgtcatttacagTCCACAATGCCCAAAAGGTATTCTCAAAAGGATATCCTCGATGCTGTGGGTGCGGTAAGACAAGGGATGTCGTACCGGAAAGCTTGTAGCAAATTCGGTGTCCCAGTCATGACCATCCAAAACCGATTCAGCGGCAAGGTCGACGAATTGGCACACGCTGGGCGACCAACAGTTATACCAGCCGAAGTTGAGGTGGAGCTAGTTGAAAAAATTAAACGGGCAGCGAACATG GGATTTGGAATAACCAGACGAATGTTGCTAGTGAAGATCGGCAGAATCGTCCGCAAGCTAGGAATTAAGTCCCCATTTAGAAATGGCGTGCCTGGCAAGGATTGGATTGCGGGATTTTTGAAGAGGCACCCAGACGTAAGCCTAAGGACACCACAGGCTTTATCAACGTGCAGAGCAAGGATGTTAAATGAAACTgtcacaaacaattattttaacgaTCTTGCTAGGCTGCTCGAATCTCTTTGTTTACAGGAAAAGCCTGTTCGCATCTGGAACATAGATGAAACCAGCGTTCCACTGCTGCACAAGCCGGCTAGGGTGCTTGGGCCTTCCGGTGCGAAAAATATTCCCGGAAGGGTTGGGAATAACCGGGAAAATGTTTCTGTCCTGGCCTGTGTAAACGCTGCTGGTGGCGAAATCCCCCCTCTGGTTATTGTTAAGGGCAAAACTTacaaaagtttgctatcttaCAATACTGAGGCCGGTGTTCCCGGCAGCGTTTACACATTCCAGGAACGAGCTTGGATGGAGGATACGTTGGGCGAGATCTGGTTTCGGGGCCATTTTCTTAAACACTGTGGTCCAGCAAGGCCCCAGCTTATAATTCTGGACTCTCACTCATCCCACGAGACACTTGGTCTCATAGACGCAGCTATCGCTAACGATGTCCATCTTTTAGCGTTTCCACCACACACAACCCAGTGGTTGTGTCCTTTGGACAAGTCCGTATTCGGTCCACTTTCTCGAGAGTATTCAAGATTCTGTACCGAATTCATGGCACTTAGCCCAAACAACATGGTTAACAAATGGGAGTGGCCTCGGCTGTTGAGGCAAGCTCATGACAAATCTTTTAGCATCACTAACATCGTCAGCGGGTTTCGCAAATGCGGTATCTACCCTGTGGACCGAAATGCCATTCCAAAGACAGCACTTGCGCCCTCGGTCCCCTTCGATGTACAACTAACCACGACTAACATCACAACACCATCCGGTGTCGATAATGTTGTTGCACAGCAGCCAGATCCACGGGACCATCACACGGAAGTGTTGGAAACTGCCCACGACGGAATTGTCCTAAATGAAACAGAACTGATTGGACTCGTAACATCAGGACAGTATCCCTGTACTGTTGATCCCGTATCAGGGAATCTGGAAATAAGTCTCGAGTTGTTTAATGGTCAGCCCATGCAGCAAAGTGTGGAGCGAAGACCCTTCGTGCATGATTGGTCAGTTGTGGTTGACCAAGAATTCGCGCTGCCGACATCTGAAAGAACTACCGGTATGGAGAAACCCAGTTCCAGGAAGTTGACAAGCCATAGAATTTTAACTTCCGAGGAAATAGTTAAAAAGAAACGAGAAGacaaggaaaaaaaagaaagGATCGAGCAAGAAAAAGAAAATCGCAAATTGGCTAGGTCGTCTAAAAAAGCgaacatcaaaacaaaataa